From a region of the Arachis ipaensis cultivar K30076 chromosome B09, Araip1.1, whole genome shotgun sequence genome:
- the LOC107615306 gene encoding uncharacterized protein LOC107615306: MTFASWNVRGLAGTGKLSMVKNLRKKFNVHVLGLIETKKAVVTKFEVVQLWGSDGVGWEFVEAEGASGGLLLMWDNTVFNLSCCYKGARWICVDGVLVKNNFWCAFCLVYGEHGREEKLVVWEELSFLSGLCQVPFCFMGDFNEIVQVEERLGAMSLPRSAVEFKSWIHDMELVDLVLSDRQFTWFRGQSCSRIDRVLVNLEWLEEFSETMLRGGPRGLSDHCPMIMNVTKLGGESRPFRSLDSWFTHDGFLRMVKEEWRSIGEMQFMDKLKAMTIPMGRWHKEKFGDLDMRISRFEEEIRKVDDMVSHGVYDGTMEARRKALVSSCKKWYIRKEIHWKQMSRSRHAKKMDKNTRYFHNLASARRRSNRIEALRIQGRIVRNQARIKVAIRDFYKELYHQEHSPNIGIRDGLVRRITGEEAAELEVMPSAEEIKAAVWDCESSKAPGSDGYNMNFIKKYWEGIHRSSVGILPISCTT; encoded by the coding sequence ATGACTTTTGCATCCTGGAATGTGCGGGGGTTGGCGGGAACTGGAAAATTGAGTATGGTTAAAAATCTTAGGAAGAAGTTCAATGTGCATGTACTAGGCTTAATAGAGACAAAGAAAGCGGTGGTGACTAAATTTGAGGTAGTGCAGTTGTGGGGTAGTGATGGAGTGGGTTGGGAGTTTGTGGAGGCCGAAGGTGCTTCTGGCGGCCTGTTATTGATGTGGGATAACACGGTTTTTAATTTAAGTTGCTGCTATAAAGGAGCTAGGTGGATTTGTGTGGATGGAGTGCTGGTAAAGAATAATTTTTGGTGTGCGTTCTGCTTGGTTTATGGTGAACATGGTAGGGAGGAAAAGCTTGTAGTGTGGGAAGAGCTAAGCTTCTTGTCCGGTTTATGTCAGGTACCGTTTTGTTTCATGGGGGATTTTAACGAAATTGTTCAAGTGGAAGAACGACTGGGGGCCATGTCTCTGCCAAGGTCTGCAGTAGAGTTTAAATCTTGGATTCATGATATGGAGTTGGTGGATCTAGTTTTGTCTGATAGGCAGTTCACATGGTTCCGGGGCCAATCATGTAGTCGTATTGACAGGGTCTTGGTTAATTTGGAATGGTTGGAAGAATTTTCTGAAACAATGTTACGGGGGGGCCCAAGAGGACTGTCAGACCATTGTCCGATGATCATGAACGTAACTAAGTTAGGAGGGGAGTCGAGACCGTTTCGAAGCCTGGATTCATGGTTTACTCATGATGGATTTTTGAGAATGGTAAAGGAGGAATGGAGGAGCATCGGGGAGATGCAGTTCATGGATAAACTAAAGGCTATGACGATTCCAATGGGGAGATGGCATAAAGAGAAATTTGGTGATCTAGACATGAGGATTAGTAGGTTTGAGGAGGAGATCAGGAAGGTAGATGATATGGTGAGTCATGGAGTATATGATGGAACAATGGAGGCGAGAAGGAAGGCGCTTGTGAGCTCTTGTAAGAAATGGTATATTAGAAAGGAAatccattggaagcagatgtcacgATCTAGGCATGCTAAGAAGATGGATAAAAACACTAGATACTTCCACAATCTTGCATCAGCTCGCAGGAGGAGCAATCGGATTGAAGCCTTAAGGATACAAGGCAGAATAGTAAGGAATCAAGCACGGATAAAGGTAGCTATACGAGATTTCTACAAAGAGTTGTATCACCAGGAACATTCACCTAATATTGGAATCCGGGATGGGCTGGTTAGGCGAATAACTGGGGAGGAGGCAGCAGAGCTGGAAGTGATGCCAAGTGCAGAAGAAATAAAGGCTGCAGTATGGGATTGTGAGTCTTCAAAAGCTCCTGGGAGTGATGGGTATAATATGAATTTCATTAAGAAGTATTGGGAGGGAATTCACAGAAGCAGTGTTGGGATTCTTCCAATCAGCTGTACTACCTAG